A genomic region of Magnolia sinica isolate HGM2019 chromosome 6, MsV1, whole genome shotgun sequence contains the following coding sequences:
- the LOC131248564 gene encoding sesquiterpene synthase TPS2-like yields MSTLILGNGHSDGPTTQGKNGKKEIGRACANYHPSVWGDRFITSSLDDKELDPCTKQRAEKLKEEVKKILSDVNNTVQKLNLIDAIQRLGVAYHFETDIEKELHRIYDDYNGNGDNLHAVALQFRLLRQQGYNVSSDVFRKFKDNEGKFKGTLSSDIQGLLSLYEAAYLGIHGDDILDEAITFTTMHLKSALPQLTSPLAKQVELALEVPLQKRVERLQSRYYISIYEEDKERSDVLLEFAKLDFNILQSLHKKELRDISRWWKENDFAVKLPFIRDRVVECYFWILGVYYEPHYSRARMIMTKIISLTSIMDDIYDVHGTLEELELYTAALESWDRGAVDQLPEYMKIHFVALLDAVDGFEEELSREGKSYRISYLKEAFKGVARAYLKEARWASSDYVPTYEEYMEVALISSAYPMLTVISLVGMGDIVTKEALEWAINVPKVVTACSVICRLKDDLTSSELEQARGHVASAMQCYMREHGTSYVNTCEIFQEMVASAWKEVNKECLKPRHVPMPVIMRAVNLARVIELLYVHQDGYTNSTRETKDRITMVMVDPVAV; encoded by the exons ATGAGTACTCTTATTCTAGGTAATGGCCACTCAGATGGTCCTACCACTCAAGGGAAGAATGGAAAAAAGGAAATTGGCCGTGCTTGTGCAAACTATCACCCTAGTGTCTGGGGAGATCGCTTCATTACATCATCTCTGGATGACAAG GAGCTTGATCCATGCACTAAGCAACGTGCTGAAAAACTGAAGgaagaagtgaagaaaattcTATCTGATGTCAATAACACAGTgcaaaaattgaatttgattgatGCAATTCAGCGCCTCGGTGTCGCATATCACTTTGAAACAGATATAGAAAAGGAATTACACCGGATTTATGATGACTATAACGGCAATGGTGATAACCTCCATGCTGTTGCTCTCCAATTTCGACTACTAAGGCAACAAGGATATAATGTGTCATCTG ATGTGTTTAGAAAGTTTAAAGACAATGAGGGTAAGTTCAAGGGCACATTGAGCAGTGACATACAGGGTTTGTTAAGTTTATATGAAGCGGCATACCTTGGAATACATGGGGATGATATACTCGATGAAGCCATTACTTTCACCACGATGCACCTCAAATCGGCATTGCCGCAGCTTACCTCTCCCCTAGCAAAGCAAGTAGAACTTGCATTAGAAGTTCCACTTCAAAAGCGTGTGGAGAGGCTACAGTCAAGGTACTACATCTCAATCTATGAGGAAGATAAGGAACGAAGTGATGTGCTATTGGAGTTTGCAAAGTTAGATTTCAATATATTACAGTCATTGCACAAGAAGGAGCTAAGAGACATCTCAAG GTGGTGGAAGGAAAACGACTTTGCAGTAAAGCTTCCATTCATCAGAGATAGAGTGGTGGAGTGTTACTTTTGGATATTAGGGGTGTATTACGAACCACATTATTCCCGAGCAAGAATGATAATGACCAAAATAATATCTTTAACATCAATCATGGATGACATTTATGATGTACATGGTACATTGGAGGAGCTTGAACTATATACTGCTGCACTGGAAAG TTGGGATCGCGGGGCCGTTGATCAGCTGCCAGAGTacatgaaaatccattttgtaGCACTTTTGGACGCCGTTGATGGATTTGAAGAAGAACTGAGTCGGGAAGGAAAATCGTACCGTATATCATACTTAAAAGAAGCT TTTAAGGGCGTGGCCAGAGCCTACTTGAAAGAAGCGAGATGGGCCAGTTCAGATTACGTGCCAACATACGAGGAGTACATGGAAGTTGCACTAATCAGCTCTGCTTACCCTATGCTTACAGTCATATCTCTGGTTGGGATGGGAGATATTGTAACAAAGGAGGCCCTTGAGTGGGCCATCAATGTACCAAAGGTGGTCACAGCTTGTTCTGTCATTTGCCGACTTAAGGATGACCTTACATCAAGTGAG CTTGAGCAAGCCAGAGGTCACGTTGCTTCTGCAATGCAATGCTACATGAGGGAGCATGGCACCTCGTATGTAAACACGTGTGAAATTTTTCAAGAAATGGTCGCAAGCGCATGGAAAGAAGTTAACAAGGAATGCCTTAAACCAAGGCATGTTCCCATGCCCGTCATCATGAGGGCTGTCAACCTCGCACGTGTGATTGAACTCTTGTACGTGCATCAAGAcggatataccaattccacacGTGAGACCAAAGATCGTATCACAATGGTGATGGTCGACCCAGTTGCCGTTTGA